Proteins co-encoded in one Kribbella solani genomic window:
- a CDS encoding IS3 family transposase, with amino-acid sequence MACLESPATTLKAQAVTALKADHRLEVLLEVAGLARSTFFYHQARLASPDPRAALKTAIREVFENNKGRYGHRRVHRELVTAGWRVAKKTVLALMRRLGLVCLVRRRRRYNSFKGQTSTTGATGKTAPNLLARDFTATAPNRKWVTDVTEFAIAGRKLYLSPVMDLFDRQIIAYTTSDSPNLQLTNSSLQQALTTQRPSPGLLVHSDQGFQYQHHSWQALLTTARATQSMSRKANCYDNAIIENFFGHLKEELFHHTTFTSADAFTTALADYIHWYNNHRTSTTLKGLSPVQYRTQTLTA; translated from the coding sequence ATTGCGTGCCTTGAGAGCCCAGCAACGACGCTGAAGGCCCAGGCCGTCACCGCTCTCAAGGCTGACCACCGCCTCGAGGTATTGCTGGAGGTTGCTGGTCTGGCCCGGTCGACGTTCTTCTACCACCAGGCCCGCCTCGCCTCGCCGGACCCACGCGCCGCCCTGAAGACCGCCATCCGGGAAGTGTTCGAGAACAACAAAGGCCGTTACGGGCATCGTCGCGTCCACCGCGAACTGGTGACCGCCGGCTGGCGGGTCGCGAAGAAGACCGTCCTGGCGCTGATGCGGCGCCTCGGGCTGGTCTGCCTGGTCCGGCGCCGCCGCCGCTACAACTCGTTCAAAGGCCAGACCAGCACGACCGGCGCGACTGGCAAGACCGCACCGAACCTGCTGGCCCGTGACTTCACCGCCACCGCTCCGAACCGCAAGTGGGTCACCGATGTGACCGAGTTCGCCATCGCCGGCCGCAAGCTCTACCTGTCGCCGGTCATGGACCTGTTCGACCGCCAGATCATCGCCTACACAACCAGCGACTCACCTAACCTGCAACTCACCAACTCCAGCCTGCAACAAGCACTCACCACCCAGCGCCCCAGCCCCGGCCTGCTGGTCCACTCCGACCAAGGCTTCCAATACCAGCACCACTCCTGGCAGGCCCTACTCACCACCGCCCGCGCGACCCAGTCGATGTCCCGCAAAGCCAACTGCTACGACAACGCCATCATCGAGAACTTCTTCGGACACCTCAAAGAAGAACTCTTCCACCACACCACCTTCACCAGCGCCGACGCGTTCACCACCGCACTCGCCGACTACATCCACTGGTACAACAACCACCGCACCTCAACAACACTCAAGGGCCTGAGCCCAGTGCAATACCGCACCCAGACCCTCACGGCATAG
- a CDS encoding helix-turn-helix domain-containing protein produces the protein MPGKRVFSFEVKREVVRRFLAGETKVALAREFELSSPKLIENWARKYRDEGDDGLRPKRPGRPPGAGGGDRGRSAGELGEVSELERLRRENERLRAENAYLGKLRALRAQQRR, from the coding sequence ATGCCGGGGAAACGGGTCTTCTCGTTCGAGGTCAAGCGCGAGGTGGTCCGGCGGTTTCTCGCGGGCGAGACGAAGGTCGCGCTCGCGCGGGAGTTCGAGTTGTCGTCGCCGAAATTGATCGAGAACTGGGCCCGTAAGTACCGCGACGAGGGTGATGACGGGTTGCGCCCGAAACGTCCGGGCCGCCCACCGGGTGCCGGTGGTGGTGATCGTGGCCGGTCTGCGGGTGAATTGGGTGAGGTGAGTGAGTTGGAGCGGTTGCGTCGCGAGAACGAGCGGCTGCGGGCCGAAAACGCCTACCTGGGAAAATTGCGTGCCTTGAGAGCCCAGCAACGACGCTGA
- a CDS encoding MFS transporter, which produces MSILRHPDFRRLWAADLLSQLGTRLTMGAIPLLAVLNLNASTLQVALLRTCETAAWLGLGLFAGAWADRIRCRPVLVYADLLRALLFASIPIAWWFGVLTLTQLYLVLIPAGVLTVLFDVAHNSYLPRLLDRDQLLPGNAKLAANHSIGAVVGAGASGLLVQWLGAALTIGLDALSFLWSALWLRSIRTPEAEPVRPERPGLRREIGAGLRYVFHHPLLRPLALNTMVTMLFQSAAGAIMIVYLVREVHLQPATIGVLSMIGLLGAIVASTVTEKISRRYGDARTLLLSSTGIAVAFTVQALTAPGWQVTWFVAGTLLAGFCIIVSYILQVSTQQRLCPPDLQGRVSATMSFVSWSATPLGSLLGGTLGTTFGLHPTLWITGLGTLAGTTFLYLSPLRHLRTIPAKAVAT; this is translated from the coding sequence ATGAGCATCCTGCGACACCCGGATTTCCGCCGCCTGTGGGCCGCCGACCTGCTCAGTCAGCTCGGCACCCGGCTGACCATGGGCGCGATCCCCCTGCTCGCCGTCCTCAATCTGAACGCGTCCACCCTGCAGGTCGCGCTGCTCCGGACCTGCGAAACCGCCGCCTGGCTCGGCCTCGGCCTGTTCGCCGGCGCCTGGGCCGACCGCATCCGCTGCCGACCGGTCCTCGTGTACGCCGATCTGCTCCGCGCGCTGCTGTTCGCGTCGATCCCGATCGCCTGGTGGTTCGGCGTACTCACGCTGACCCAGCTGTACCTCGTACTGATCCCGGCCGGCGTACTGACCGTGCTCTTCGACGTGGCGCACAACTCGTACCTGCCGCGCCTCCTCGATCGCGACCAGTTGCTGCCCGGCAACGCGAAACTGGCCGCGAACCACTCGATCGGCGCGGTGGTCGGCGCCGGCGCGAGCGGTTTGCTCGTCCAATGGCTCGGCGCCGCGCTGACAATCGGCCTGGACGCGCTGAGCTTCCTCTGGTCAGCGCTCTGGCTGCGCTCGATCCGTACGCCGGAAGCGGAGCCCGTACGCCCCGAGCGTCCCGGCCTGCGCCGCGAGATCGGCGCCGGACTGCGCTACGTCTTCCACCATCCACTGCTCCGGCCGCTGGCCCTGAACACGATGGTGACGATGCTCTTCCAGTCCGCGGCCGGCGCGATCATGATCGTCTACCTGGTCCGCGAGGTACACCTGCAGCCCGCCACGATCGGCGTACTCAGCATGATCGGTCTGCTCGGCGCGATCGTCGCGTCAACCGTCACCGAGAAGATCAGTCGCAGGTACGGAGACGCCCGTACGCTGCTGCTCTCCTCGACCGGGATCGCGGTCGCGTTCACCGTCCAGGCACTGACCGCCCCCGGCTGGCAGGTGACCTGGTTCGTCGCCGGCACCCTGCTGGCCGGCTTCTGCATCATCGTCAGCTACATCCTGCAGGTCAGCACCCAGCAACGCCTCTGCCCACCTGACCTGCAAGGCCGAGTCAGCGCCACCATGAGCTTCGTCTCCTGGAGCGCCACCCCCCTCGGCAGCCTCCTCGGCGGCACCCTGGGCACCACCTTCGGCCTCCACCCCACCCTCTGGATCACCGGCCTAGGCACCCTCGCCGGCACCACATTCCTCTACCTCTCCCCCCTCCGCCACCTCCGCACCATCCCCGCGAAGGCGGTTGCCACCTGA
- a CDS encoding ATP-binding cassette domain-containing protein, with amino-acid sequence MAAIEASGLVKTFKGRKNTVKALDGIDLDVPEGSVLGLLGPNGAGKTTTVRVLTTLMKPDAGTARVLGHDVVKDADMVRSLVGLSGQYAAVDELLTGRENLWMFGRLYRLGSQQAKERAEELLATFDLTEAADRTLKTYSGGMRRRLDLAGSLIAHPKVLFLDEPTTGLDPRSRIDLWKIIRDRVREGVTILLTTQYLEEADELADSIAVVDHGSVIARGTADELKAKVGGERIEVVVHDPADTTRALELLTTALGVADPESTTIEEHTRRLTVPAPGGSSTLVEVIRTLDAARIRIADIGLRRPTLDDVFLTLTGHEAEQKESL; translated from the coding sequence ATGGCCGCAATCGAGGCAAGTGGCCTCGTGAAGACGTTCAAGGGCCGGAAGAACACGGTCAAGGCGCTGGACGGGATCGACCTCGACGTGCCCGAAGGCAGCGTGCTCGGCCTGCTCGGCCCGAACGGCGCGGGCAAGACGACAACGGTCCGGGTGCTGACCACGCTGATGAAACCCGACGCGGGTACGGCGCGGGTGCTCGGGCACGACGTGGTGAAGGACGCGGACATGGTCCGATCGCTGGTCGGGCTCTCGGGGCAGTACGCGGCCGTCGACGAGCTGCTCACCGGCCGGGAGAACCTGTGGATGTTCGGCCGGCTGTACCGGCTCGGCAGTCAGCAGGCGAAGGAGCGGGCGGAGGAACTGCTCGCGACGTTCGATCTGACCGAGGCGGCGGACCGGACCCTGAAGACGTACTCGGGTGGAATGCGCCGCCGGCTCGACCTGGCCGGTTCGCTGATCGCGCACCCGAAGGTGCTGTTCCTGGACGAGCCGACGACCGGCCTCGACCCGCGGTCCCGGATCGACCTCTGGAAGATCATCCGCGACCGGGTCCGCGAGGGGGTGACGATCCTGCTCACCACGCAGTACCTGGAGGAGGCCGACGAGCTGGCCGACAGCATCGCCGTGGTCGATCACGGCTCGGTGATCGCGCGCGGCACGGCCGACGAGCTGAAGGCGAAGGTCGGTGGCGAACGGATCGAGGTGGTCGTGCACGATCCGGCCGACACCACTCGCGCGCTGGAGTTGCTGACCACCGCGCTCGGCGTCGCCGATCCGGAGTCGACCACGATCGAGGAGCACACCCGGCGACTGACCGTACCGGCGCCGGGCGGGTCGAGCACGCTCGTCGAGGTGATCCGGACCCTGGACGCCGCGCGGATCCGGATCGCCGACATCGGGTTGCGGCGGCCGACCTTGGACGACGTGTTCCTCACCCTGACCGGGCACGAGGCCGAGCAGAAGGAGTCGCTGTGA
- a CDS encoding ABC transporter permease, with translation MSVELPAKVNPLSRALSDAGILAWRSLKRIPRTPDMLIYATIQPIMFVLLFAYVFGNAIPIPGFPGPRAYREFLMSGIFAQTMAFAVASASVGLADDMSKGLIDRFRSLPMARSGVIAGRVIGDLVFNAFVMLIMVICGFIVGWRWHNGIGQALAAFAILLLFAFAMLWVGALIGLSVGGPEVASSAGLIWLFPLTFLSNAFVPTPQLPKALQPVAEWNPISSIVAACRHLFGNPSPFASPDGFPAQHPVWLSLIWCVAIIAVFAPLAVRKYRSATGH, from the coding sequence GTGAGTGTGGAGCTGCCGGCCAAGGTGAACCCGCTGAGCCGGGCCCTGTCGGATGCCGGAATCCTTGCCTGGCGGAGCCTGAAGCGGATTCCGCGGACGCCGGACATGCTGATCTACGCGACCATCCAGCCGATCATGTTCGTGCTCCTGTTCGCGTACGTGTTCGGCAACGCGATCCCGATCCCGGGTTTCCCCGGACCGCGGGCGTACCGGGAGTTCCTGATGTCCGGGATCTTCGCGCAGACGATGGCGTTCGCGGTCGCGTCCGCGAGCGTCGGGCTGGCCGACGACATGTCGAAGGGCCTGATCGACCGGTTCAGGTCGTTGCCGATGGCAAGGTCCGGGGTGATCGCCGGGCGGGTGATCGGCGACCTGGTGTTCAACGCGTTCGTGATGCTGATCATGGTGATCTGCGGATTCATCGTCGGCTGGCGCTGGCACAACGGGATCGGCCAGGCGCTGGCCGCGTTCGCGATCCTGCTGCTGTTCGCGTTCGCGATGCTCTGGGTGGGCGCGCTGATCGGGCTGTCGGTCGGCGGGCCGGAGGTGGCGTCGTCGGCCGGGCTGATCTGGCTGTTCCCGCTGACCTTCCTGTCGAACGCGTTCGTCCCGACACCGCAGCTGCCGAAGGCCCTGCAACCGGTGGCCGAGTGGAACCCGATCTCGTCGATCGTCGCGGCCTGCCGGCATCTGTTCGGCAATCCGTCGCCGTTCGCCAGTCCGGACGGATTCCCGGCGCAGCATCCGGTCTGGCTGTCACTGATCTGGTGCGTGGCGATCATCGCCGTGTTCGCCCCGCTGGCCGTCCGCAAGTACCGCAGCGCGACCGGGCACTGA
- the greA gene encoding transcription elongation factor GreA: MTQKIDEDSVVWLTQDGYDQLKSELEHLKGPARAEITQRISEARDEGDLKENGGYHAAKDEQGKVEARIRQLEDMLRRARVGETPKAGGKIEPGMKVSITFAGDDDVETFLLGSRELLALDASVDIDVYSPQSPLGAAILGKKKGDKATYEAPNGKPVTVEIVAAEPFTG, encoded by the coding sequence GTGACGCAGAAGATCGATGAGGACAGCGTTGTCTGGCTGACGCAGGACGGTTACGACCAGCTGAAGTCCGAGCTCGAGCACCTGAAGGGCCCGGCCCGTGCCGAGATCACCCAGCGGATCAGCGAGGCCAGGGACGAGGGCGACCTCAAGGAGAACGGCGGCTACCACGCCGCGAAGGACGAGCAGGGCAAGGTCGAGGCCCGGATCCGGCAGCTGGAGGACATGCTCCGCCGCGCCCGGGTCGGCGAGACCCCGAAGGCCGGCGGCAAGATCGAGCCGGGGATGAAGGTGTCGATCACGTTCGCCGGTGACGACGATGTCGAGACGTTCCTGCTCGGCTCCCGCGAACTGCTCGCCCTGGACGCGTCGGTGGACATCGACGTGTACTCCCCGCAGTCGCCCCTGGGCGCCGCGATCCTGGGCAAGAAGAAGGGCGACAAGGCGACGTACGAGGCGCCGAACGGCAAGCCCGTCACCGTCGAGATCGTCGCCGCGGAACCGTTCACCGGCTGA
- a CDS encoding DUF4307 domain-containing protein — protein sequence MIDSPTSPGTGPGTDSGTDLNARYGKPARSRRPLVIGGLGVLALTALVWLVWVAWIQSNPAVTSQLQGFEIVSPTSAKATIKVERSKSEEASCRVQAKAADFSIVGEVTVTVPADSARHQTLPVTLTTQRAATSVVLVGCTTPTQHRPR from the coding sequence GTGATCGACTCTCCGACGTCCCCCGGCACCGGCCCTGGTACCGACTCCGGTACCGACCTGAACGCCCGGTACGGAAAGCCCGCGCGTTCCCGCCGGCCGCTCGTGATCGGCGGCCTGGGCGTGCTCGCGCTGACCGCGCTGGTCTGGCTGGTGTGGGTGGCCTGGATCCAGTCGAATCCGGCGGTGACGTCGCAGTTGCAGGGGTTCGAGATCGTCTCGCCGACGAGCGCGAAGGCGACGATCAAGGTCGAACGGAGCAAGTCCGAGGAGGCCAGCTGCCGGGTACAGGCGAAGGCGGCGGACTTCTCGATCGTCGGCGAGGTGACGGTGACGGTCCCCGCGGATTCCGCCCGGCACCAGACGCTCCCCGTCACCCTGACCACCCAGCGCGCGGCCACCTCGGTCGTCCTGGTCGGCTGCACCACCCCCACCCAGCACCGCCCCCGCTGA
- the mca gene encoding mycothiol conjugate amidase Mca — protein MSGDLRLLHVHAHPDDESSKGAASTARYVAEGVEVLVATCTGGERGSILNPKMDRPEVLANITEIRRKEMDSAREILGIRQEWLGWVDSGFPEGDPLPPLPEGCFAGQKVEDAAAPLVKLIREFRPQVVTTYDENGGYPHPDHVMCHQITVAAFEAAGDKDAYPELGEPWQPLKLYYHHTFHYERMKALHDAMVERGLESPYAERLKDWKPDPENERRITTRVECAEYFEVRDQALLAHATQIDPDGSWFAVPLAVHQAAWPTEDYELARSLVESELPENDLFAGLR, from the coding sequence GTGAGTGGAGATCTTCGGTTGTTGCATGTGCACGCCCACCCGGACGACGAGTCGAGCAAGGGCGCCGCGTCCACCGCCAGGTACGTGGCCGAAGGCGTGGAAGTGCTGGTCGCCACGTGTACGGGCGGGGAACGCGGATCGATCCTGAACCCGAAAATGGACCGGCCGGAAGTGCTGGCGAACATCACCGAGATCCGCCGCAAGGAGATGGACAGCGCGCGCGAGATCCTCGGCATCCGGCAGGAGTGGCTCGGCTGGGTGGACTCCGGTTTCCCGGAGGGCGATCCGCTGCCGCCGCTGCCGGAGGGCTGCTTCGCGGGGCAGAAGGTGGAGGACGCCGCCGCGCCGCTGGTGAAGCTGATCCGCGAGTTCCGGCCGCAGGTGGTCACGACGTACGACGAGAACGGCGGGTACCCGCACCCCGACCACGTGATGTGCCACCAGATCACGGTGGCGGCGTTCGAGGCGGCGGGGGACAAGGACGCGTACCCGGAGCTTGGTGAGCCCTGGCAGCCGCTGAAGCTGTACTACCACCACACGTTCCACTACGAGCGGATGAAGGCACTGCACGACGCGATGGTCGAGCGCGGGCTCGAGTCGCCGTACGCGGAGCGGCTGAAGGACTGGAAGCCGGACCCGGAGAACGAGCGCCGGATCACCACCCGGGTGGAGTGCGCCGAGTACTTCGAGGTGCGCGACCAGGCGCTGCTCGCGCACGCGACCCAGATCGACCCGGACGGTTCCTGGTTCGCGGTGCCGCTGGCCGTACATCAGGCGGCCTGGCCGACCGAGGACTACGAGCTGGCGCGGAGTCTGGTCGAGTCGGAGCTGCCTGAGAACGACCTGTTCGCGGGGCTCCGCTGA
- a CDS encoding copper resistance D family protein produces MPGRLVAGGVAAVVVASVALVIALFAAGSQPQNAGLLGGPSLFVSWLVPFFRLISTLATVGCAGALLAAVVLLRIDGGPLGVQGRRAVRDASNSAVIWAGCAFAGAIVTAAVMLNTPVRLLRLRLDDALGVPEVKSLLITGILVLALAIGIRRVQTASAASLGVLVAIGALVPTAVTTYPRNESYVVLAGIALVIHVIAATTWIGGLAGLVRYGRASRGGLPIVLERYGQVAYVSSIAVVLSGLITAAGRLAAMSNGWSGIFSTLTSNPYGALLIAKVIAFAILITLATLHRTHSHGDLLTGGRPFWRVVATELATMALTLGLSVALSQTA; encoded by the coding sequence ATGCCCGGACGCCTGGTCGCGGGCGGGGTCGCGGCCGTCGTGGTCGCATCGGTGGCGCTGGTGATCGCCCTGTTCGCGGCCGGCAGTCAGCCGCAGAACGCCGGTCTGCTCGGTGGTCCGAGCCTGTTCGTCTCCTGGCTGGTGCCGTTCTTCCGGCTGATCTCCACGCTGGCGACCGTCGGTTGCGCCGGCGCGTTGCTCGCCGCGGTGGTCCTGCTCAGGATCGACGGCGGCCCGCTCGGCGTACAGGGCCGGCGCGCGGTCCGGGACGCGAGCAACTCGGCCGTCATCTGGGCGGGGTGCGCGTTCGCCGGCGCGATCGTGACCGCGGCAGTCATGCTCAACACCCCCGTACGCCTGCTGCGTCTCCGCCTCGACGACGCGCTCGGCGTACCCGAGGTCAAGTCGCTGCTGATCACGGGCATCCTGGTTCTCGCGCTGGCGATCGGCATCCGGCGCGTACAGACCGCATCCGCCGCGAGCCTCGGCGTACTCGTCGCGATCGGCGCGCTCGTACCGACGGCCGTGACGACGTATCCACGGAACGAGTCGTACGTAGTACTGGCCGGAATCGCCCTGGTCATCCACGTGATCGCGGCAACCACCTGGATCGGCGGCCTCGCCGGCCTGGTCCGCTACGGCCGCGCCAGCCGCGGCGGCCTGCCGATCGTCCTCGAGCGCTACGGCCAGGTCGCGTACGTCTCGTCGATCGCCGTAGTCCTCAGCGGCCTGATCACCGCCGCCGGCCGCCTGGCCGCGATGAGCAACGGCTGGAGCGGGATCTTCAGCACCCTCACCTCAAACCCGTACGGCGCCCTCCTGATCGCCAAGGTCATCGCCTTCGCCATCCTCATCACCCTCGCCACCCTCCACCGCACCCACTCCCACGGCGACCTCCTCACCGGCGGCCGCCCCTTCTGGCGAGTAGTAGCCACCGAACTAGCCACCATGGCCCTAACCCTCGGCCTTTCCGTAGCCCTCTCCCAAACCGCTTAG